A window of Apium graveolens cultivar Ventura chromosome 8, ASM990537v1, whole genome shotgun sequence contains these coding sequences:
- the LOC141680580 gene encoding cinnamoyl-CoA reductase 1-like, which yields MNEDELKNDHLRELEGAKDRLTLCIADPLHYESLCNAISGCDGVFHSASPVTDDHEKMVELAVIGTINVIVAAAKTKVRRVVFTSSIGAVYMYPNRGPDEVINEDCWSDLEFCKCIKNRYCCGKAVAEKSAWEKAKQRGVDMVVTSPVLVLGPLL from the exons ATGAATGAAG ATGAACTGAAGAATGATCATTTAAGAGAGCTGGAAGGTGCAAAAGATAGATTGACATTATGCATAGCTGATCCTCTTCATTATGAGAGTTTATGCAATGCCATTAGTGGTTGTGATGGTGTTTTCCACTCTGCTTCTCCCGTCACCGATGATCAT GAAAAAATGGTGGAACTAGCTGTTATTGGAACCATAAATGTGATTGTTGCAGCCGCGAAAACAAAAGTACGACGAGTAGTCTTCACTTCATCAATTGGTGCAGTTTACATGTACCCTAACAGAGGTCCTGATGAGGTTATTAACGAAGATTGCTGGAGTGATCTTGAATTCTGCAAATGCATCAAG AACCGGTACTGCTGCGGAAAAGCAGTGGCAGAAAAATCTGCATGGGAGAAGGCAAAACAGAGAGGAGTAGACATGGTGGTGACCAGTCCAGTTCTGGTGCTTGGTCCATTGTTGTAG